The genomic segment AGCCCGATGTTCTGCCGCGGCGCCGAGAGCTCCGTTTCGAGACCGTAGCTATGGCCCTGCGGATTGACCCAGTGGCGCAGAAAATCCAGACGCATGCGTGGGCCCACGTCGGTGGAAAAACCCAGCCCGAGCCCAAGGGTTCTGGGGTCGCGTGTGGTCAGCTGAACCGCAACGGGAATGCGTTGCTGCTCGGCATTGGCCGGATTGGCATCGACCCGCACTCCTTCGAAGTAACCACTGGACTGCATCGCCTGATTCAGATCAGCGACCAGTTCCGAGTCGTACGGCGTACCCGCGTCGAACGGCACCATGCGGGCCAGCAGATCCGGTTCGAAGGGCGAGTCGCCCTCGAACCGCACGTCCCCCAACACGTAGCGTGGGCCGCTGTCGAACACCAATTCGACATCGGCGGCGTTCGCCGCCGGGTCGATGGCCAGGCGCTGCCGTTTAAAGCGGCCATCGAAAAATCCATAGCGTGACGCCTGATTGAGGATCTGCTGCTTCACCTCTTCATACTGGCCATGGTTTAGCACATCGCCGGTCGTGAGTGCCTCGCGAGGCACTCGGAATACCTGCAACTCGGCCGCCGGGCCATCCACACGCACAGTAATGTTGCGCAGGCGAACCGGCTCGCCGGGCTGAATGCGCAACCTCAGCTGCGGCTTCTCGCCGCCGCTGACCTGAGATTCGATTTCACCGTTGTAATACCCCAAGGCCTGTAGCGCCTTTTGCGCTTGCTCAAGGGCGATACGGCTATAACGCAGCAATTGCGCCTCGTTGCGATCGCCCAAGTCGCCGACGTAGCTTTCGACATTTTCACGCAGCGCACGATTGGAAGGCTCGACGGTGACGTCGAGCTCCGCGGCGCAGAGGCCAGTAGAAACAAACAAGGCAAGGGCGGCCGGAACGATTCGACCCATTGAGAATATGCGCATGGCGAGCGATGCTAGCACGATGCGCGCCGAAGCTCGGGGCTGGCAGCGAGGCGTTTGGCACGGCACATACAGCGTCAGGCAGGGCATTGGGAAACTTCGTCGGACATCCACCAGTAGGACTTTGAGCAACCGACAAAATTCGGCTTCAACCGCTATTGGCTTCAACCTGACGAGGAGCAGGATGGAAAAACACATGCTCAACCACCGGCCCGATGGCCACCTGGCCGATCTCCTGATAGCCCTGCCGCGCATAGAAATGCAGGTAACGCGGATTCCCTGTGTCGATCACCAATCCCTTCGAGGCGGTGTCTGCGGCGCACCAGTTGTGCAACGCTTCAAGGAGCTGCTCGCCATAGTGTTGCCCTTGATATTGCGGGTGGACGGCCATCATCGGTAATACATGGAAGGTACCCGGCGGCAGGCAACCCAGCACTGCGGCGTGATAATCGAGGTAACGTCGGGTGCAGCGAAAGCCAGCGGTCAGCAACATCCGCATGCGCCATGCCCAGCTCTCTGTGACATCCAGGCGCCGTTGAGGCGGGGCGATCAGCGCGACGGCGATCAGCCGATCGTCCAGCAACAATCCCAGCGAGGGCTGATCCTGTAGAAGGTGCTGATTCACCAACTCACGTACCGTCGCACGTACACGCTGGTCATAGCCAGGCCGATCGGATTCGAACAGGTAGGCAAAGGTGGGTTCGTGTCGATAGGCGTTGTACAAGAGCGAGCGAGCTTCCCTAGCGTAACCACTGTCCAGCATTCGTACTTCAGCAGGCATCGGCATGGCGGTTCTCTTTGATATTTGTTGTTGTAGAGCCTGATCTCACGTTAGCACTGGCATAACTGCCGTGCCGCCTCTGCGTGAGTTTATCGGCGGCTCGCTGATACGGCTCGCAACGGGCTGCTCGATACGATTAGAATTTCAGTTTTGCCAGAGCCTGACCAATATGAAAATTGTCTCATTCAATATCAACGGGTTACGTGCAAGACCTCATCAACTGGCTGAGTTAATCAATAGACACCGACCGGACGTTATCGGGCTGCAGGAAACCAAGGTGGCTGACGAGCAGTTTCCTCAGGCCGAGATCGAAGCCCTGGGTTATCACGTGCATTTCCATGGCCAGAAGGGCCATTACGGCGTCGCGCTGCTCTCGCGTCAGGCTCCGCTGGAGATCCATAAAGGCTTTCCTGGCGATGGCGAAGAGTCACAGAGGCGCTTCATCTGGGGGCGCTTCGCCGATGGTGACGGGGAGCCGGTCACGGTCATGAACGGTTATTTTCCGCAGGGAGAAAGTCGCATCCACCCCACCAAGTTTCCCGCCAAAACAAAGTTCTACGCGGACTTGCAAGCCCTGCTGGAAGCGCGCTTCACGCCCGACCAGTCAGTTGCGGTTATGGGCGATTTCAATATCTCACCGGAAGACTGCGATATCGGCATCGGTGAAGCGAACGCCAAGCGCTGGCTGCGTACAGGCAAATGCAGTTTCCTGCCGGAGGAGCGCGAATGGCTGGCGCGCCTGAAGAACTGGGGTCTACAGGACAGCTTCCGCACGCTCAATCCCGAGGTTGCCGACCGCTTCAGCTGGTTCGACTACCGCAGCCGAGGTTTTGAAGACGATCCACGCCGAGGCCTGCGCATCGACCTGATTCTGACTACCACCGGCCTGCATGACCGCGTCACCGATTGCGGCGTCGATTATGACATTCGTAGTATGGAGAAGCCCTCCGACCACTGTCCGGTCTGGATCGAACTGAGGTAGCAGCGCCGGCTCGCCTTAGTGCATCCAGCACCGAGCATCGAGCCGCGCTACTGAAACTGCGGAACATCGCTCACATCGTCCCTATTTTGGTCGGCCGTCACATAACGGTAAACAAAGCTTCTTAATCTCCCCGCTTCTTTGAAAGGGAGTCGCTGCATGGCATTTTCTGCGTCCGCACGCACTATAGGGAAACGGGCGCTGCGCCTGGCGTTACTCGGCCTGCTCAGCATCGGTTCGATTTCAGCGAGCGAAGCCACGCCGACGCCGCCTGTAAGCGATAGTCCGGTCCTGCGCATCCAAGGGTCGAAC from the Stutzerimonas stutzeri genome contains:
- a CDS encoding autotransporter assembly complex protein TamA, with translation MGRIVPAALALFVSTGLCAAELDVTVEPSNRALRENVESYVGDLGDRNEAQLLRYSRIALEQAQKALQALGYYNGEIESQVSGGEKPQLRLRIQPGEPVRLRNITVRVDGPAAELQVFRVPREALTTGDVLNHGQYEEVKQQILNQASRYGFFDGRFKRQRLAIDPAANAADVELVFDSGPRYVLGDVRFEGDSPFEPDLLARMVPFDAGTPYDSELVADLNQAMQSSGYFEGVRVDANPANAEQQRIPVAVQLTTRDPRTLGLGLGFSTDVGPRMRLDFLRHWVNPQGHSYGLETELSAPRQNIGLWYDVPLDPPLTDKLRYAAGYQFEQLADSDSESRLLTVGPEWHRKLPSGWKRVWALKWRHEQYELGDDSGSSTLLMPGVAYSYLRSDNRIDPSRGYRLEFELAAAKEGLLSDADLIHANTTAKGLITLAGRHRFLGRVQVGGNWTDEYTNVPPSLRYFAGGDQSVRGYDYQSLSPTNSDGDKIGGRYQLAVSAEYQYSLTDKWRVATFIDQGNAFNSLELPSLKSSVGLGVRWVSPVGPIRIDLAHPLDEEGGVRLHFSMGPEL
- a CDS encoding GNAT family N-acetyltransferase encodes the protein MPMPAEVRMLDSGYAREARSLLYNAYRHEPTFAYLFESDRPGYDQRVRATVRELVNQHLLQDQPSLGLLLDDRLIAVALIAPPQRRLDVTESWAWRMRMLLTAGFRCTRRYLDYHAAVLGCLPPGTFHVLPMMAVHPQYQGQHYGEQLLEALHNWCAADTASKGLVIDTGNPRYLHFYARQGYQEIGQVAIGPVVEHVFFHPAPRQVEANSG
- the xthA gene encoding exodeoxyribonuclease III; translated protein: MKIVSFNINGLRARPHQLAELINRHRPDVIGLQETKVADEQFPQAEIEALGYHVHFHGQKGHYGVALLSRQAPLEIHKGFPGDGEESQRRFIWGRFADGDGEPVTVMNGYFPQGESRIHPTKFPAKTKFYADLQALLEARFTPDQSVAVMGDFNISPEDCDIGIGEANAKRWLRTGKCSFLPEEREWLARLKNWGLQDSFRTLNPEVADRFSWFDYRSRGFEDDPRRGLRIDLILTTTGLHDRVTDCGVDYDIRSMEKPSDHCPVWIELR